The DNA segment GTCGTATTTGTCAtgcgtcattttcttttgtttggccTGACTCCCGCGTTTTAAAGAAGAAAATCAGGGTCATTTGAAAACTTTGTCCTGTGCGTACGCGCGCTTTTTAAAAAGGCGTGAATTGGTCAACAACCACTTGTATATATTCTTTGTGCGCTCCGTTCAGGAGGAGATAAGTTTTTTCCACTGgaaccaagaaaaaaaatgaagaccaGTAAATTATTGCCCGTAATTCTGTTTTATTCACCTAATCTGATTTCAATTCATGCGCAGTTTATTGCGTCGGGAGGAACAGGAAGTTGCACTAGAGAATTTCTGAGCAGTTCCTCACTTCACGCatttcaggaataaaaaaaaaagaaagaaagggggttTCGAGCGCCCTCTTTCAACACTGCCGTGCATTACGCTGCTTCGGATTCACCAGCGCAAACTGAATCGGTGTGGGCAATCTTTATGAATCATTTGCCCCAGGCTCTGCAACTTAGTCCCGTCGTTCCTTGGCTTCCCGGAAGCTGATTGTCTTGGAGACCAGGACCTCGTATTCGGCGTAACGGTACTCCTTGCCTTCGTAGGGTATAAACGCGCACTTTATGGACGGATGGACCTTGCCAGGGATCAGCATTCCCTCGTGGCGAGCACGGCCGATGTAGAGCTGCTCGCCAGAAGCAGTCTTGCCCCCTGGAAGGGCTCCGCTCGGCACAGAGCCGTCAGAACCTGGTAGCCACTCCAGTGTGGCGCCTTCGGAGACAAGTGCCTGCGAAATAAGCATGAAGGCAACAACGCATCCTTTGTTCCGCTGCGCATTAACGGTTGCTCTTGCATcgcctaattttttttaatgcaaaagcactcATACGCCCACGAACACCGACCACGAATCTTGTCATCTTTGGACATTGTGACCTTTGAATATTGTGCCGTTCCATAACAACAGCGACGCCCTATGTCCGGAGGTTAAAAAAAGAAACCACACCAACACCCACGattgggagtcgaacccgcggcggtgcgaacagattagcttcaaGGACCGCTGAGCGAGAGCACATAGC comes from the Amblyomma americanum isolate KBUSLIRL-KWMA chromosome 1, ASM5285725v1, whole genome shotgun sequence genome and includes:
- the LOC144111121 gene encoding natterin-3-like, encoding CASFCERNHSPSEERAIPTEATWPATDALVSEGATLEWLPGSDGSVPSGALPGGKTASGEQLYIGRARHEGMLIPGKVHPSIKCAFIPYEGKEYRYAEYEVLVSKTISFREAKERRD